From the genome of Synergistaceae bacterium, one region includes:
- the tuf gene encoding elongation factor Tu, with protein sequence MAKEKFERTKPHLNIGTIGHIDHGKTTLTAAITKCLATENFAEFTAYDMIDKAPEERERGITINIAHVEYQTPKRHYAHIDCPGHADYIKNMITGAAQMDGAILVVSAADGPMPQTREHVLLARQVNVPALVVFMNKTDQVDDPELLDLVEMEVRELLNKYEFPGDDIPIIRGSALEVLEKGTGKKDDPICKPIFDLMDACDNYIPDPVREIDKPYLMPIEDVFTISGRGTVVTGRVERGVINAGEAVEIVGMSRDTQKTVATSLEMFRKILDSAEAGDNVGVLLRGIDKNEVQRGQVLAKPGTVTPHTKFKGEVYVLKKEEGGRHTPFFAGYKPQFYFRTTDVTGNIKLPEGVEMVMPGDNATFEVELIVPIAMEEGLRFAVREGGHTVGAGVVTQIIE encoded by the coding sequence ATGGCAAAAGAAAAGTTTGAGCGCACCAAGCCTCATTTGAATATCGGTACAATCGGGCATATCGACCACGGCAAAACGACACTCACGGCGGCAATCACAAAATGCCTTGCCACTGAGAATTTCGCGGAGTTCACAGCGTATGACATGATCGACAAAGCCCCCGAAGAGAGAGAGCGCGGAATCACAATCAACATCGCGCACGTTGAGTATCAGACACCGAAGAGGCACTACGCGCACATCGACTGCCCCGGGCACGCTGACTACATCAAGAACATGATTACGGGAGCCGCACAGATGGACGGCGCAATCCTCGTAGTTTCAGCGGCTGACGGCCCTATGCCTCAGACTCGTGAGCATGTACTTCTTGCGCGTCAGGTCAACGTTCCCGCGCTTGTCGTCTTCATGAACAAGACAGACCAGGTTGACGACCCCGAACTTCTTGACCTCGTAGAGATGGAAGTCCGCGAGCTTCTCAACAAGTACGAGTTCCCCGGCGATGACATCCCGATTATTCGCGGCTCTGCGCTTGAAGTCCTCGAAAAAGGCACGGGCAAGAAGGACGATCCCATCTGCAAGCCGATATTCGATCTTATGGACGCTTGCGACAACTACATTCCCGACCCCGTTCGCGAAATCGACAAGCCCTATCTTATGCCGATTGAGGACGTTTTCACCATTTCAGGACGCGGCACGGTTGTTACAGGAAGAGTCGAGCGCGGCGTAATCAATGCGGGCGAGGCTGTTGAAATCGTCGGAATGAGCAGAGACACTCAGAAGACAGTCGCAACATCACTCGAAATGTTCAGGAAGATTCTTGACAGCGCAGAGGCAGGAGACAACGTAGGCGTATTGTTACGCGGCATCGACAAGAACGAAGTCCAGCGCGGACAGGTTCTTGCCAAGCCCGGCACCGTTACTCCTCATACGAAATTCAAGGGCGAAGTTTACGTACTGAAGAAAGAGGAAGGCGGCCGTCATACACCGTTCTTTGCGGGCTACAAGCCTCAGTTCTACTTCAGGACAACAGACGTTACCGGCAACATCAAACTTCCTGAGGGTGTCGAAATGGTAATGCCCGGCGACAACGCAACATTCGAGGTTGAGCTGATTGTGCCTATAGCGATGGAAGAGGGACTCCGCTTCGCAGTTCGCGAGGGCGGACACACAGTAGGCGCGGGAGTCGTAACCCAGATAATCGAGTAA
- the rpsJ gene encoding 30S ribosomal protein S10, translated as MARKIRIRLKSFDHRVLDISAAQIAETAQSTGARVSGPIPLPTEVGRITILKSPHKDKDAREQFEMRTHKRLIDIIEPTQRTMDALMQLNLASGVDIQIKF; from the coding sequence ATGGCACGCAAAATCCGCATACGTCTGAAGTCATTTGATCACAGGGTCTTAGACATCTCGGCGGCACAAATTGCAGAGACGGCGCAGTCAACAGGGGCGAGGGTTTCAGGGCCGATTCCGCTTCCTACAGAGGTGGGACGGATTACGATCCTGAAATCCCCCCACAAGGACAAAGATGCCCGCGAGCAGTTCGAGATGAGGACTCACAAGAGGCTTATAGACATAATCGAACCGACACAGAGGACAATGGACGCGCTTATGCAGCTTAATTTAGCGTCAGGCGTGGACATTCAGATAAAATTTTAG
- the rplC gene encoding 50S ribosomal protein L3, with amino-acid sequence MSIGILGKKLGMTQIYDSEGQAVAVTVVLAGPCSVVALRTPEQNGYSAVLLGFGAVKAAKLSKAQRVMFEKLKLEPKKTLREFRLDDVKGYEVGQELKADLFEAGEKINVKGISKGKGFAGVIKRHHFGGQQFSHGTSVEHRHGGSSGAISYPGRVFPGKRMPGHMGSDKVTVKNLTVMAVDAENNLLLVKGAVPGAKNSLLALYKKA; translated from the coding sequence ATGTCAATTGGGATTCTGGGGAAAAAACTCGGAATGACACAGATTTATGACTCAGAGGGACAGGCCGTAGCTGTTACGGTCGTCCTTGCCGGGCCGTGTTCTGTTGTCGCTCTGAGAACCCCTGAACAGAACGGATATTCCGCCGTTCTTCTCGGTTTCGGGGCTGTGAAGGCTGCGAAGCTGTCCAAAGCGCAGAGGGTCATGTTCGAGAAACTGAAACTTGAACCCAAGAAAACACTTCGGGAATTTCGTCTTGATGATGTGAAAGGCTATGAAGTCGGCCAGGAACTGAAAGCGGATCTCTTTGAGGCGGGCGAGAAAATAAACGTCAAAGGCATCTCAAAGGGTAAAGGTTTCGCGGGCGTAATCAAGCGTCATCATTTCGGGGGTCAGCAGTTCAGTCATGGTACGTCAGTCGAACACAGGCACGGAGGCTCAAGCGGTGCAATTTCGTATCCCGGCAGAGTGTTTCCCGGCAAGAGGATGCCCGGCCACATGGGAAGCGACAAAGTAACCGTGAAGAATCTCACAGTCATGGCCGTAGACGCTGAGAACAATTTACTTCTCGTAAAAGGTGCAGTACCGGGCGCGAAAAACAGCCTGCTTGCCCTCTACAAGAAAGCATAA
- the rplD gene encoding 50S ribosomal protein L4 translates to MPFVKVYEFSGDRAGEMELSSAVFDVPVHMPAIHQVVVAHLANCRQGTHSTKTRGDVSGGGKKPWRQKHTGRARQGSTRSPIWVHGGVAHGPHPRDYHQKVNKKVMRLALRSVLSDKVREELMAVVKGFDAIEKPSTKAVKNLFDALGFGKTLVIYHNNGVNVVRSVRNLPGAKCINVASINVYDILNAKNLIVTPEAVAKIEEVYSR, encoded by the coding sequence ATGCCTTTCGTAAAAGTATATGAGTTCAGCGGCGACAGGGCCGGGGAAATGGAGCTTTCGTCAGCAGTGTTTGACGTTCCTGTGCATATGCCCGCGATTCATCAGGTAGTTGTGGCTCACCTTGCGAATTGCCGTCAGGGTACTCACAGCACAAAGACACGCGGCGATGTTTCCGGCGGAGGCAAAAAGCCTTGGAGACAGAAGCACACAGGCCGGGCGCGTCAGGGTAGTACACGCTCGCCGATTTGGGTACACGGCGGTGTAGCACATGGCCCGCACCCTAGGGACTATCATCAGAAAGTCAACAAGAAGGTTATGCGTCTTGCGCTGAGAAGCGTTTTGTCCGACAAGGTACGCGAAGAGTTGATGGCTGTCGTGAAAGGTTTTGACGCAATCGAGAAGCCCTCTACAAAGGCCGTGAAGAATCTTTTTGACGCACTCGGATTCGGAAAAACGTTAGTCATCTATCATAACAACGGCGTGAATGTAGTCCGCTCGGTGAGGAATCTTCCCGGCGCAAAGTGCATCAACGTCGCAAGCATTAACGTTTATGACATTCTGAACGCAAAGAATCTGATTGTTACTCCCGAAGCTGTAGCGAAAATTGAGGAGGTTTATTCAAGATGA
- the rplW gene encoding 50S ribosomal protein L23: protein MNLTAHDIIIRPVITEKSSSLMAMNKYTFEVHKSANKIQIRNAVEEVFNVKVDGVNTINVKGKIRRRGRAVGYTRSWKKAIVALKPDQHIEFFEGASI from the coding sequence ATGAATCTGACCGCTCACGACATAATCATACGCCCTGTAATCACGGAGAAATCAAGCTCACTGATGGCGATGAACAAATACACGTTTGAGGTTCACAAGAGCGCGAACAAGATTCAGATTCGCAATGCCGTTGAGGAAGTCTTCAATGTGAAAGTAGACGGAGTGAACACAATCAACGTGAAGGGCAAAATCCGCAGGCGCGGAAGGGCAGTAGGCTACACGCGCTCATGGAAGAAAGCTATCGTTGCCCTCAAGCCGGATCAGCACATAGAGTTCTTCGAGGGTGCATCGATATAA
- the rplB gene encoding 50S ribosomal protein L2 → MSIKQFKPYTAARRHMSIQGREDITADKPERSLVVHLRKHGGRNNTGRITMRHIGGGSRRAYRIIDFKRDKIGIPGKVATIEYDPNRNARIGLVHYADGEKRYIIMPKDLNVGDVIFSGPESDITPGNALKLKDIPVGTFIHNIELQPGNGAKLVRAAGTSAQLMSKEGKYAYIRMPSSELRLVLLECMATVGQVGNEDYDNISWGKAGKTRWKGRRPSVRGMVMNPVDHPMGGGEGKSKSNKHPVSPWGTPAKGYRTRKRKPSDRLIIRRRYDK, encoded by the coding sequence ATGTCAATCAAACAGTTTAAGCCGTATACAGCCGCCCGCCGCCACATGTCGATTCAGGGGCGCGAGGACATTACGGCAGACAAGCCGGAACGCTCGTTAGTCGTCCATCTCCGCAAGCATGGAGGCAGAAACAACACAGGCCGAATCACCATGCGCCATATCGGAGGGGGCAGCAGGAGAGCTTACCGCATAATAGATTTCAAGCGCGACAAAATCGGCATTCCCGGAAAAGTTGCAACGATCGAATATGACCCTAACCGCAACGCAAGAATCGGACTGGTACATTATGCTGACGGTGAGAAACGCTATATCATCATGCCGAAAGACCTCAATGTCGGCGATGTGATTTTCTCAGGCCCTGAGAGCGACATTACCCCCGGAAATGCGTTGAAGCTCAAGGACATTCCTGTAGGCACTTTCATTCACAACATCGAGCTTCAGCCCGGAAACGGCGCAAAACTCGTGAGGGCAGCAGGAACTTCCGCACAGCTCATGTCGAAAGAGGGCAAATACGCCTATATCAGAATGCCGAGCAGTGAATTACGCTTAGTGCTTCTTGAGTGCATGGCTACGGTCGGGCAGGTCGGTAATGAAGACTACGACAATATTTCGTGGGGCAAAGCCGGAAAAACCCGCTGGAAGGGTCGCAGGCCGTCAGTAAGAGGTATGGTAATGAACCCCGTAGATCACCCGATGGGCGGCGGTGAAGGAAAATCGAAATCCAACAAGCACCCCGTATCACCTTGGGGGACTCCCGCGAAGGGTTACAGGACACGCAAGCGCAAGCCGTCAGACAGGCTTATTATCCGCAGGCGTTATGACAAGTAG
- the rpsS gene encoding 30S ribosomal protein S19 encodes MRSSKKGPFVEQRLLDRIEAMNVSGAKKVIKTWSRRSMIVPQMIGHTIAVHNGKMHLPVYISENMVGHKLGEFAPTRRFGHHAGQDKKK; translated from the coding sequence ATGCGCTCAAGTAAGAAAGGGCCTTTTGTTGAACAGAGGCTCCTCGACAGAATCGAAGCTATGAACGTCTCCGGCGCAAAGAAAGTAATCAAAACATGGTCAAGGCGTTCAATGATAGTGCCTCAGATGATAGGACACACAATCGCTGTGCATAACGGGAAAATGCACCTTCCTGTTTACATCAGCGAGAACATGGTGGGGCATAAGCTGGGCGAGTTCGCTCCGACAAGAAGATTCGGGCATCACGCAGGCCAGGACAAAAAGAAGTAG
- the rplV gene encoding 50S ribosomal protein L22: MADIKTAVAKTKNARISPYKVRQVLALIRGKSAERAQVILKFSDKRAAGIILKVLNSAMANAEHNYGMDMDKLYVHEAFADQGSVMKRFRPVSMGRAHPYVHKLTHITVKLCERQQEAK, encoded by the coding sequence ATGGCAGACATTAAGACAGCAGTAGCAAAGACGAAAAACGCCAGAATATCACCGTACAAAGTCCGTCAGGTTCTTGCGCTGATACGCGGAAAATCAGCCGAACGCGCACAGGTAATACTGAAATTCAGCGACAAGAGAGCCGCAGGGATAATCCTCAAGGTTCTGAACAGCGCAATGGCGAACGCAGAACACAATTACGGCATGGACATGGACAAGCTGTATGTTCACGAGGCATTTGCGGATCAGGGGTCGGTAATGAAGAGATTCAGACCCGTATCAATGGGCCGCGCTCATCCCTACGTCCACAAATTAACGCACATAACGGTGAAACTCTGCGAACGTCAGCAGGAGGCAAAATAG
- the rpsC gene encoding 30S ribosomal protein S3 yields the protein MGQKVHPIGYRLGVSTECQSRWYADKKNYAKKLHEDIKLRKYIMKKWEGAGISRIEIERVGPVVRFTIHTARPGVVIGKGGNEIQNIKNELQAITGGKVMVNVHEIKNPDVEAQLVAEGIASSLERRVSFRRAMKQAIFRATKAGVKGIKAQVAGRLGGAEIARTEWYNEGQLPLSTIKADIDYGFSEAVTMYGVIGCKVWIYRDRKNEKAAAPARPARNRPANKGA from the coding sequence ATGGGACAGAAAGTACACCCAATCGGCTACCGTCTCGGAGTATCGACCGAATGCCAGTCGAGATGGTACGCCGACAAGAAGAATTACGCGAAGAAACTTCATGAGGATATAAAGCTCCGCAAGTACATCATGAAGAAATGGGAAGGCGCAGGAATTTCACGCATTGAGATTGAGCGCGTCGGGCCTGTTGTGCGCTTCACGATTCACACGGCTAGGCCGGGAGTCGTCATCGGCAAGGGCGGCAATGAGATTCAGAACATCAAGAATGAGCTTCAGGCCATCACAGGCGGCAAAGTCATGGTGAACGTCCACGAGATAAAGAATCCTGACGTTGAAGCACAGTTAGTAGCAGAAGGAATCGCAAGCTCGCTCGAACGCAGGGTATCATTCCGCAGGGCAATGAAGCAGGCAATTTTCCGCGCAACAAAAGCAGGCGTTAAGGGAATCAAAGCACAGGTTGCAGGGAGACTCGGCGGTGCAGAAATCGCCCGTACAGAATGGTACAACGAGGGACAGTTGCCTCTGTCAACAATTAAGGCTGATATTGATTACGGATTCTCAGAGGCTGTAACAATGTACGGCGTTATAGGGTGCAAAGTGTGGATTTACCGCGACCGCAAAAACGAGAAGGCAGCAGCTCCGGCACGCCCGGCGCGTAACAGGCCGGCAAATAAGGGGGCGTAA
- the rplP gene encoding 50S ribosomal protein L16 produces the protein MLMPSRVKYRKSHRSPLRGISKGGTTIAFGDYGIQALENVWLSARQIEAARVAISRKMKKGGKIWIRVFPDRPYTKKPLETRMGKGKGAPEYWVAAVKRGRVLFEFSGITEDVAQEAFRTASHKLPLKVRFVRSGGSD, from the coding sequence ATGTTAATGCCCAGCCGTGTGAAATACCGCAAGTCCCACAGATCCCCGCTCAGAGGAATCTCAAAGGGCGGCACAACAATAGCGTTCGGTGATTACGGGATTCAGGCTCTCGAAAATGTATGGCTCTCAGCGCGTCAGATTGAGGCGGCACGTGTCGCGATCTCCCGCAAAATGAAGAAGGGCGGAAAAATCTGGATTCGCGTTTTCCCCGACAGACCGTACACAAAGAAGCCTCTTGAGACTCGTATGGGTAAAGGAAAAGGCGCGCCCGAATACTGGGTTGCAGCAGTGAAGAGAGGCCGCGTTCTGTTCGAGTTCTCCGGGATTACTGAGGACGTAGCGCAGGAGGCTTTCAGGACAGCAAGCCACAAACTGCCCCTGAAGGTTCGCTTTGTACGCAGCGGAGGGAGTGATTAG